The Streptomyces sp. NBC_00102 genome segment CGGTACTTGACCTGGGGCATTCGGGTGAAAAGGTAAGCGGGGTGACCTCGGGAGTTCGTGCGGCGCCACTCCCGGGGCCGACGAGCACGCTGTCGGCCCCGGTCGTCCGGTGCGCCCGGCGCCGGGAGCGCGCGACGCACCAGCGCGCTCCTGCCGCCCTCTTCCAGCGCGCAACGCGACGTCCCAGTCACGCTACGCTCACAGGTCTCCGCTCCCCACAAGTCCCCAGTACTTCACGGCAGAACGGCTCAAGGCACCACATGCCCCAGCACACCTCCGGGTCTGACCGCGCGGCAGTACCACCCGCTGCGCGTGGCACTGTGCGGCCCTCCGCCCCCTCCTCCCTCGAAGAGTTGTGGCGCAGTTACAAGTCCACGGGAGACGAGCGGCTGAGGGAGCAGCTGATCCTGCACTACTCGCCGCTCGTCAAGTACGTCGCGGGCCGGGTCAGTGTGGGGCTCCCGTCCAACGTCGAACAGGCGGACTTCGTTTCCTCGGGCGTCTTCGGACTGATCGACGCCATCGAGAAGTTCGACATCGAGCGGGCCATCAAGTTCGAGACGTACGCGATCACCCGTATCCGGGGCGCGATGATCGACGAACTCCGGGCACTGGACTGGATTCCGCGTTCCGTACGGCAGAAGGCGCGGAACGTCGAGCGCGCGTACGCCACGCTCGAAGCGCAGTTGCGGCGCACCCCGTCGGAGTCCGAGGTCGCCGCCGAGATGGGGATCGCGCTGGAGGAACTGCACGCGGTTTTCAGCCAGTTGTCGCTGGCGAACGTGGTGGCCCTGGAAGAGCTGCTGCACGTCGGAGGCGAAGGGGGCAACCGGCTCAGCCTGATGGACACGCTGGAGGACACCGCCGCCGACGATCCGGTGGAGGTCGCCGAGGGCCGCGAGCTCAGACGGCTGCTCGCCCGCGCCATCAACACCCTGCCGGACCGGGAGAAGACCGTGGTCACCCTCTACTACTACGAGGGGCTCACGCTCGCCGAGATCGGCAACGTCCTCGGAGTCACCGAGAGCCGGG includes the following:
- the whiG gene encoding RNA polymerase sigma factor WhiG encodes the protein MPQHTSGSDRAAVPPAARGTVRPSAPSSLEELWRSYKSTGDERLREQLILHYSPLVKYVAGRVSVGLPSNVEQADFVSSGVFGLIDAIEKFDIERAIKFETYAITRIRGAMIDELRALDWIPRSVRQKARNVERAYATLEAQLRRTPSESEVAAEMGIALEELHAVFSQLSLANVVALEELLHVGGEGGNRLSLMDTLEDTAADDPVEVAEGRELRRLLARAINTLPDREKTVVTLYYYEGLTLAEIGNVLGVTESRVSQIHTKSVLQLRAKLADAGR